Genomic window (Pseudovibrio brasiliensis):
AGCAGCCCAAAGAGCAGCAAAAAGAGAACAGCGGTTTCCATTGGGCTTAGTCCTTCAGCACGTCTTTGTTTTCTTCAACGAGCTCTTCAGCTTCGTGCGCGGCAATCATCGTGTCGCGTTGGCCGGTCAGAATGAGCCAGCACATTTGCAGCGACCGGAAAGCAAGAAGGGCAAGGCCAATTGGCAGAATGACGTACCCCCACCAGCGAGGAACGCGCTCTTTCACGCCAAACATCTCCTGATACCACTCAGGAAATTTCAGATCTTCCATGCCGATTGGAAGCTTGTAGTACTTGGCAACGTAGTCGAACGCACCACCGGTAGAACCACGGTTTTCCAATCCGAGCAAAACACCAAACCAGTCCGCATCAAACAGCAGCGCCGCATAAAGCAGCGTCACCAGCGCCCCCAGAAGGCCAAATGCGCGGAAGATCGGTTTTGGAAACAGGCGGATGAAAGCATCAACGCCAAGGTGTGAGCCAATTTTCAGGCCGTAGCTCATACCGAAGAGAATAAGCCATGCAAACAGTACGCGGGTGAACTGTAGCGCGCCACCCCAACCCGAGTTAAAGCCGTACCGCATGACGACCTGCCAGAAGGTTACCAGCGTCATCACAGCAAGGATGGTGGCAATAAACCCTTCTTCGAAAGCATCTATTATTTTATTTAGTCGAGACAAAGCGCCCTCCCCCAACAGCACTCTCATTTCTCAGTGTGTTGCGGCACTGAAAAAGAAACCATTGTGGTTTTTCAGGGACCGCCCGACCAATGGCCGGACGGTCCTATCAAAATGTGTTGGATTAGTTGTTTGCTGCGACGGCAGCGTCGATCACGTCTTGACCGATATCGTCAGCAAATTTGCCCCATACAGGCTTCATCACGTCAACCCACTGCTGACGCTGCTCAGGTGTCAAAGTGCGCACTTCTACACCAGATTCGATGATCTTCTGCTTGTTCGCTTCATTGATAGCGGAAGAGCGAGCATTCGCATCGTTGGTCACTTCAGTGAAGATAGTGATAAACTGATCACGAACTTCTGGATCAAGGCTATCAAGCCATTCCTGAGAAGTCACAGCCAGGTAAGACAGCAGCTGGTGGCTGGTTTCTGTAATACCGTCCTGAACTTCAAAGAACTTCTTAGTGTAGATGTTGGACCAGGTGTTTTCCTGACCATCAACAACGCCGGTCTGCAGAGCGCCGTACACTTCTTTAAATGCAAGCTTCTGAGCGTTTGCTTCCATCGCTTCAATCATTGCCACAGCAACGTCAGAGGTCTGAACGCGGAACTTCAGGCCAGCCGCATCAGCAGGTGTCACCAATGGCTTGTTTGCTGAGAAGTGCTTGATACCGTTGTAAACATAACCAAGACCTACAAAACCGATGTCAGACATCGCGCCCAGCAGTTCCTGACCTTTTTCACCCTGTGTGAACTTGTTCACTGCATCCATGTCGGAAAACAGGAACGGAAGGTCGAACACACGATACTTGAGTGTATAAGCTTCGAATTTCGCAAGAGAAGGCGCAGCGATCTGAACGTCGCCGAGCAGCAGAGCTTCCATCACTTTGTCATCATCAAACAGCTGGGAGCTTGGGAAAACCTGCATACAGGCCTTACCATTCATCTCATTGTTGATGCGCTCAGCAAGTGCAGTTGCGAAATCACCTTTTGGGTGACCGGTCGCGGACACAACGTGACTGAACTTGATAACGACTTCACCCGGATCACACGCTTCAGCAGCAACAGCCTGAGTAGCGGTAAACATGCCAGCTGCAACTGTGGCAGCAGTAATAATCTTCTTCATAGTATCCTCCCAGATGGAACGGAGCGAAGCTCCTCACGATACCAAAAGCAATCTGCGTGCCAGTTTAAATACCTACAATAAATACAGCTACTTACGGAATTTCACCTAATCATTCAGAGTGCATTTGTTTCGAATAAGTAACATTGACTATTCAAAAATGTGTCGAATTCGACACATTTCTATTCGCCAACCTCACCTTTCCCAAGCCCATACTTCTTCATCTTCTCGTAAAGCGCTTTGCGGGAGACGGACAGCGCTTCATACGTCGGCTTGATCTTGCCGTCGTTCTTCTCAAGCTCAGCAGCAATAATATCACGCTCATAGGTGCTAACACGTTCCGCCAGAGTACCGCTCTGCGGGCCCGAAACGACAGCCGCCGCACCAGCTGCCTTTGGCTGACCTTCCAGCCCCAGCACAAACCGATCCGCCACATTGCGCAGTTCACGCACGTTACCGGGCCACTCCCGCTGCATCAGTTCACCGAGAAACTCTCGCGAAATCTCCGGCACTTCTTTCCGATAGCGCGCCCGCGCCCCTCGTGTCAGATAGTGAAACAGCACCGGAATATCTTCCAAGCGTTCCCGCAGAGGCGGAATAGCCAGTGTTATCACGTTAAGGCGATAAAACAGATCCTTCCGGAACCGCCCTTCGTTGGAGGCTGCTTCTAGATCTTCCTTGGTTGCAGCCACAAAACGCAAATCCAGCGGAATAGACTTGTTTGATCCAAGGCGTTCAATCGTCCGCGTTTCAAATACCCGCAGTAACTTCACCTGCAAGTCGAGCGGCATGGACTCAATCTCATCCAGAAACACCGTGCCACCATGAGCATGTTCCAGCTTACCGATCCGCTGACCACTTGCCCCGGTAAAGGCTCCTTTCTCGTGCCCAAACAGCTCGCTCTCGATGATATCAGCAGGCAGCGCACCGCAGTTCAGCGCCACAAATGGCCCGTCTTTACGCAGACCTTCCTCGTGCAGCGCGCGGGCAACCACCTCTTTACCAGAGCCGGTCTCACCCAGAATAAGCACATCCGCATCCGTGCCAGACAGCGCCGTAATCGTACTCCGCAGCTCTTCCATGGACGGTGACTTGCCCACGATGCGCTCTTCCAAACCGGAAAGGTTGCCTAGCTCCTCACGCAGCACACGGTTTTCCAGTGTCAGGCGACGCTTCTCGAGCCCACGCTCCACCACAGCAACCAGCCCGCTGACAGGAAACGGCTTTTCTTTGAAGTCATAGGCCCCGGCACGCATGGCTTCCACCGCCAGCGGCACATCACCATGACCAGTAATCAGCACCACAGGCAACGCGCTGTCGATCTCAAAGGCAGCTTTCATAAGATCAAAGCCACCCATCTTCGGCATACGGATATCGCTCACCAAAACGCCGTAGAACTCATGCGTGATATGCTCCAGCGCTTCCTCAGCACGGGAAAACGGCACCACGTGGTAGTCAGCCAGTTCCAGCCCTTCCACCAGCGCCTCACGCATATCCTCATCGTCATCGACCAGAAGAATGGTGGCTTTATCGATCGCCCATACGTCCATACTAAACTTCTTCTTCCTCAGGATCGCCAGATGTCTCCGAGACGTCCTTCAGCACAATCACAAAACACGCACCGCCGAGCTCAGACTGCTCGTAATGCAGCTGCCCTTCAAGGTCCTCGATTATCTTATAGGCGATGGAAAGACCAAGCCCCAATCCTTCACCAACATCCTTAGTCGTGAAAAACGGATCAAAAATGCTGGCAACAACATCTTCAGGCACACCCGGGCCGCTGTCCTCAAACCGAATGACCACCTGTTGCTCTTGGTGAGAAACAGTGATCCGAATGCGTGGTTCCAGCTGCTCTTTCATCGCATCCAGCGCATTACTCATCAGGTTCATCAGCACCTGCGCCAAGCGCACTTGCCCGGCCAGAACCTCAAGAGACTTATCCTCCTGCACCACCTCTGTGTGCACGCCCATCTGCTTGCAGCGCGGCCCCGTCAGCATCAGGATTTCACCAACCACGGCAGACACTTTCACCGGCACCAGATCACGCCCCGCCTTTCGGGTGAAGCCTTTCAGGATCTGACTGATCGCCGCCATACGTTCCACCATGGCGACAATCTTGCTAAGGCTCTTCAGCGCCCGATCAGACTTGCCCGTCTCAATCAACACCTGCGCATTTTCTGAGTGGGTGCGGATCGCGCCCAGCGGCTGGTTAAACTCATGGGAAATCGCAGCAGACATCTCGCCCAGCGTCGCCAGCTTGGCGGACTGCACCAGCCCCGCCTGCGCCTGCTGAAGCTCTTGCTCCGCCGCCTCGCGCTCTTTCACTTCCTGAGCCAGCAGCGCGTTCATGTTGGAAAGCTCTCGCGTACGCTCATGCACCCGCTCTTCCAACCGCGCCGCATAAACCTTGTCCTGCCGGATCCGTTCCAACAACCGCCGCCGTCGCTCCCCAGCCATCCAGAACAAACCACCGCTAACAACACACAGCAGCAACGCCACCAGAGCCGCCCAGATGGACTGCTGCCGAACCTGAGAGGTATCTGCAAACAGCACCACCTTCCAGTTCAACACCGGAAGCTCCTGCTCAATCATCTGGAAGTTGGTTTTGTTGAAAGGCGGGCTCAGACGCACCAGCTCAAAGTCCAGATCATACCAGCGCTGGTCAATCACACCGTTCTGCGTCCCCGAAACACGCCCACGCCGTGTTGTGCGTTGCGCAAACAGTCGTTCCCCGCGCCAACTGGATTGGTTGGTTGCTACTACAATGCCGTTCTGGTCCACCGCAACAAGGCGATCTTTGGAGAGCGCCCAGTTCTGCTCCACTTCTTCAAGGCTCACACGCACAGCAATAAAGCCGTAATCCTGTTCACCTTGCCGAACCGGCGCGATAAACACGTAACTCGCAGGCCCACCATTGCGAGAGAGCACCAACTGACGCCCAAGCCGCCCCTGCCGCGCCGCCTTCAAAGCATCAGCGTAAGAGGACATGCCCCGCTCAGCCATACTGGCATTGTCAATCAGGTTGGAGGCAACAATCTCGCCATCAGGTTTCTGAAACCAGACTTCCTGTGCGCCGGACATACCCGCAATCACCTTGGCAACGTTCTGCCCGCGCTCATGCTCATCTTCAGCAAGGATCTGCACAATATCCGAGCGCCGCGCCAACAGCGGAGGCAGCAAACGATACTTGTCGAGATACTTCTCAAGCCCCGCCGCCTGCACAGACAAAGTCGCCTGACTGCGCGTTTGCAGGTCTGCCATATAAAACTGACCACTGAGCTGCATCACGACCCAGGCCACAACAAGCGCAAACACAGCAAACGTCACCAGTGCAACACTGGAGACCCGTTGCCATCGCTCAGATCTGCTTGTCCTGTTCACGTCGCTTGTCCGATTTAGAATATGGTGGCGATGCCTCCCAAGACATCACCAAATGCGCTCAATCACGTACGGTGTAACGCGTGTTCGTTCACTGGTCTAGCGCAACACTTTTGATCAAAGCAAATACCTGTTGTCCGGCAACCAGCTGCAACTCATGCACGGAGTGGCGTGTCAGTCGCGCCCGCAAATGCTGCTCTCCAACCCGGCAATCCACTTCAGCATAAGGGCCAGAGGTCTCCGTAATCCCTTCAATCACAACAGAAAGCACATTACGAACGGATGCTTCTTCCGGCGTTTTACGGGCCAGAGCCACATCCTTCGCCTTGATGCGAATGCGAGCATCCTGCCCTACAGTACCTAACTGCCCCGGTAACTGCAGCATCTGCCCTTCCAGACCAAACTCAGTGATCTGCCACTGCTCATCATAGGTGTTCAGAGTGGCAAACAGCAGTGAGCCAGCATCCGGCCCGCTCGCCAACTGAGGCAGTTCCAGATTACTCAGCATCTGCGCAATCGGCCCATGTGCCACCACAGCCCCAGCATCCAGCAGCACCAGAGTATCCGCCAGTTGCTCGATCTCACCAAGGCTATGGCTCACATAGAGCATCGGAATGCCGAATTCGTTCTTCAGCTTCAGAAGATACGGCAGGATTTCCGCTTTACGCGATGCATCCAGTGACGCCAGCGGCTCATCCAGCACAAGAAGCTGCGGATTGGAAAGCAACGCCCGCCCAATCGCCACACGCTGCTTCTCCCCACCAGAAAGCCCATGAGGTCGCCGCTTCAGCAAGTGGGAAATACCCAGCAGCTCTGCAATCTCAGCAAGTCCAACAGCGGACTTTCGACCTGCCGCCCATTGGCTGTAAAGCAGGTTCCGCTCCACGTTCATATGCGGAAACAGGCGGGAATCCTGAAACACCATGCCCACCCCACGCTGCTGAATGGGTACGTTGATGGAAGTCGCCCGATCAAAAACAACCCGCTCACCCAGCGCAATGCGGCCATTATCCGGAGCGGACAGCCCGGCAATCATGCGGATCAACGAGGACTTTCCAGCCCCCGACTTACCAAAGATCGCCGTGATCCCGCTGTTCACCTCAAATTTGGCAGAAAGCGAAAAGTCACCCAACCGGCTGGAGATATCGACATCAATCATGCTGCCCTCCCAACTTGCGGGAAAGGCGGTGTGAAATCACCTCAGAGAACACCAGCGCGCAGATGGACACCACAATCGCAATCACCGTCAGGCGGATCGCCCCCGCATCACCGGAAAGGCTCTGCATCTCCGTGTAAAGCGCCAGCGACAGCGTGCGCGTCTCACCGGGAATGTTGGAAACGAACGTAATCGTTGCCCCAAACTCCCCCATCGCCTTGGCAAATCCAAGGATCGCACCACTCAGGATACCCGGCAGCGCCAGCGGCAGCGTGATCAGCAGAAAGGTTTTGAGCCGGGACGTTCCCAACGAATGCGCGGCTTCTTCCAGCTGGCCATCCGATAGTTCAAAGGACAGCTTTACGGGACGAATAATCAGCGGAAACGCCATGATCCCCGCGGCGAGCGCAGCGCCCGTCCAGCGGAAGGCGAACACAATGCCAAACACATCCGCAAAGAAACTGCCCAACATGCCCTGCCGCCCAAACAGCACCAGCAGCACATAGCCTGTCACCACAGGCGGCAGCACAATCGGCAAATGCACCAAGGCATTCACCAGCGTATAACCGGGAAACTTCCAGCGGGCGAGAGCGTAGCCGAGCAGAACCGCAGGCGGCAGCGCAATCGCAATTGCAAGGCTCGCAACCTGCAGCGACAGCTGGATCGCTGCCCATTCTGCATCCGTCAGATAAAAGCTCAATCGCCGCTCACTTTGAAACCATGAGCCTGAAAGATCTTGCGCCCCTCAGCACTCTTCAAAAACTCCATAAATCCTTCGCTAGCCTTGGAATGGCCAGAGGTCAAGGCTCCCGGAATAACAATAGCACGATGACTGTCCTGCGGTATTTCCGCAAGCACCCGCACACCGTGTTCCACTTTCGCGTCAGAAGAGTAGACTAGCGCCAAAGGCACTTCGCCCCGCGCAGCAGCGGCCAGAGCAACACGCACATTCTCCATAGGAGCCACTCGCTGCGCCACACTCTCCCACAAACCAAGGTTGGTCAGCGCCTCTTTGCCATAACGCCCGGCAGGCACCGTCTCCGGCTCTCCCATGGCCAAACGTCCATCTGCCAACGCAGCCTGTAAGGCCTCCGCATTCAGCTCAACAGCTTCTGCGTTCAGCGCTTCGGAGCCAACCAGTACAAGCCCGTTGGAGGCCAGTTCCACCACACTGTCATCCACCAGCACGCCATTCTTCACGGCATAGGCCATCCAAGCATCATCTGCTGTCACCAGCACATCAGCAGGCGCCCCGGCCACAACGTGGCGGGTGATCGTCTGCGAACCACCAAAGGAGAATTCTGTCTTGGTGTTATGGGATTGATCAAACTGCGCGCCAGCATCTTCCAGCACATCCTTCAGGCTGGAGGCGGCAAACACCAGAATGCGCTCCGGCTCCTGCGCAAACGCGCCAGCCCCACCGCCAACAAACAGCGCGAGGCTTACAACAGCTGCAGAACAAAAACGCCAGAAACCAGTCACAATCAGGATACTCCATTTCGCGAGTCCGACTGGAACTATAAGGACCTAACCCACCCGAACCACTGACTCATATCAAGGCCCACACGGGTTTCGTCAAGCGTATTCGTCTCTACAGCACCTCCCCAACAAGCAGCAGTCGCTTTCCGCTGAAGATTTGACTGAAGCTCTAAGCCGCAATGGCGCGCGGTGACTTCACCTTCTCGGCTAGTCCTTTCAGGTTGCCTACAATGACCTTACCCATCCCGCTTTTCACGAGTGTCTGGCCCAACAACCATCCCAACGGCCCGTACTTCATGCGATACTCCAGATACCAGATGATCTGCGATTTCCCACCGGCATAAGGCTTAATACAGATCTCCGCTTGCGCTTCCTTCAGCGGTAAAGCCTCCATAGAAAACATACGTACTCGCATTCTGTGATTGGGCTCCCATTCCATCACTTCCTCGTCGAGGAAGGTGCCATTATCAAAGTGGCAACGCCGCACAGAACCAACACCATCAGCCCCTTCAGTCAACGCCTCAACAGACTTCACAAGAGGGGCAAACTCATCTAGATCCATGTACCGGCCAATAACATTCCAAATAGCTTCCGGGCTGGCATCAATCACCATCGTTCTTTCGCAGCGTATCATCGGTTTCTCCTCAATCATCGCAAACATCTTGCGTGGTGCTGAACCATTGATACAGTGGCGCTGCTGACACCGTTATGGCAGCAGCATGACAGCAGGAGCTCTCAATGCGTCGCACGGAACGCCTTTTCCACATCATCCAGATTTTGCGGTCCAGCCGGTCTCCTGTCACAGGCCGCGCCCTTGCGGACGAGCTCGAAATCTCCCTGCGCACATTGTATCGCGACATGGCAGAACTCATGGCCCAGCGTGTGCCCATCACCGGAGAAGCCGGAACCGGCTATGTTCTGGATGATGGGTACGACATGCCACCTTTGATGCTGACTGCAGATGAGTTGGAAGCAGCAGCCCTTGGTGCCGCATGGGTCGCAACCCAGTCAGACCCATCCCTCGCCCGCTCCGCCAGAGATCTGGTGGCCAAGCTCTCAGCTGCCGTTCCAAAAGAACTACGCCCGATTATTCTGGATGCCAGCCTCAAACCCATCTCAATAAAACCAACTGCCAGCGAACAATTCGACGGAGCAGCCCTGAGACGTGCGATCCGTGACCGCAGCAAACTGCAACTCACCTACGAAGATCAGAAGGAAAACCTAACCACCCGCCTGATCTGGCCGCTCCTCATCGCCTATCTGAACAATGCCCGCTTCATCATAGCCTGGTGCGAAACCCGAGAGGACTACCGGCACTTCCGGACAGACCGGATTCATGCCATGGAAGTTCAGCCCGACAAATACCCCGGCCGCCGCGCCACACTCATCAAAGCCTGGGAAGAGATGATGGCTTCAAGGCACTAAGCTTCACTCAGCCGATCGGCAACTCCGGATCAAGCAATGACCGATGCACCTGCATTCCGGCCCAGACACCGTCCCCCACGGCAAAGGAAACGGAATGCGGAACGCGGGCCACGTCCCCACAGGCAAACACACCGCGAACGGTTGTCTCCTTAAACTCGGAAGTCACAATCTGCTGCCCCATGGGGTGATCCTCCAACGCACACCCGGCAGCCTGAGCCAGCCCACAGGAGGGATAGGTGTTGGAGACAACAAAAATCGCAGAAAACGGCAGTGTACGCCCATCCTCAAGCACCACATCTGCAGTGCCCTCAATACGGCTGATCCCAATATCTTCAAGGGTAACGCCACTGCGCAGCAGGTGTTCGCGCTGGCTGTCTTCCAGCGGAGGTGCACCATTGGTGAAGAAGGTCGTTGGTCCCCACTCCGGCATAATCTCCGCCTGATGTAAGGAGACGGGATTGAAGGCAATCACGGCAATCGGTTCTTTATTCAGCTCATAGCCATGGCAATACGGGCAATGCAAAACAGACGTGCCCCAACGCTCTGCCAATCCCGGAATATCCGGCAGCTCATCCCGCACACCTGTGGCCAGCAAAATCCGGTGCGCTGTGAAATCAGTGCCTTTGTCGGTACTCACCCGAAACGCTCCGATCTCACCTAAGATCTCCTGCACCCGCCCCTCGTACCAGGTCAGATCAGGATAGGCATCCAGCTGCTGCCGGGCCTGCGCCCAGATCTCACCGGGCTTCACCCCATCCTGCCCAAGAATACCATGGGCATGCTCAGAAAAGCGGTTCCGCCGTTCACCAGCATCGATCACCAGAACAGACCTGCGCGCCCGCAACAGCTGCAAAGCTGCCGCCATCCCGGCATAACTCCCCCCAACCACAATCACATCATGCATCTTCAGGGCCCTCTGCTGGTGTTCAAGCACTCCAGCAATAATGCCCCAGCTTCTGCAAAGGCATCCTTAAGTGCTGTAAGTGGATTAAAGGAGACTTCCTGCCACCGACCTTAATCGCTTATGGAGGCCACGACGCGAGAACCAAACTGCTCTTTAAACGCCGTTGGAGACAGATGTCTCCAGATCTCAGCGGGAGGTCTTTCCGGTAAAATGATGTCACCAACGAGGTGAGCCCTGAGCCGTTTGGCGAGGGAGCGCGAGCCCTCGTTTTCCCTCTCAATAACGCTGATTGCTGTTTCCCAGCCCAGCTCATCATAAACGTATCCCAAAGCCGCCAGCACAGCCTCAAAGGCATAGCCCTTCCCCTGAGCCTCCGGGATCAACGCATACCCGATTTCCGGCTCAGGCCACTCAAGCGGATACCATGGCCCAGCGTACCCAATGGTTTTGCCATCATCTTTCCGCTCCACAGCAAACACCGTAAACCCGCGCATATGCCAGTGCCCGATGATGGTTGCCATCTGTCTCCAGACCATATGTTCTGAGCGGGCACCGCCAACATATCGGGCAGTCTCTTCATGACAGAAAATACTTTTGAGACACTCAAAGTCCTGCTCCTGCCAGGACCGCATAACCAGCCGCTCAGTCTCTAAACTAGGAACCGGAAGTTCGGTAAATGACACAGCAGCGCCCCTTAAGCTGCCACCACAGAGTTCTTGCGATCCTCACGGATCATATCAGAGGCCTTCTCGGCAATCATGATCGTCGGAGAATTGGTGTTGCCGGAGACGATGCGCGGCATCACGGAGGCATCGACAACGCGCAATCCCTCAATACCCTTCACCTTCAGTCGCTCATCAACCACCGTGCCCATGGCGCAGGTGCCAACCGGGTGGAAGATTGTAGTGCCGATGTCTCCCGCCGCAATGGCAAGGTCTTCATCACTCACCAGATGCGCACCCGGCAGATACTCTTCCGGCGAGAACTCGGCCATCGCCTTGGTTTCCATAATGGTCCGTGTCAGGCGCAAACTGTCTGCCGCCACCCGTCGATCACTCTCCTCAGAAAGGTAGTTAGGTTGGATCTTCGGATGCGCGGTCGCATTGCCGGAGCCGATATGAACACTCCCACGGGAGTCTGGTCGCAAGTTACACACGCTTGCGGTGATCGCTGGGAACTCATGCAGCGGCTCACCAAACTTATCCAGCGACAACGGCTGAATGTGGTACTCAATATTCGGTGTTTCAAAGGAACTGTCAGAGCGCGTAAACACCCCAAGCTGGCTTGGAGCCATGGACATAGGCCCGGACCGGCTCAGCGCATACTCCGCCGCAATCTTTGCCTTGCCAATCAACGAGTTCGCTCGCTGGTTCAGCGTCACTGTATTCTGTACTTTATAGATGCTGCGGATCTGCAAATGATCCTGAAGGTTCTCACCCACCTGCGGCTGATCCAGCACCATGTCGATCCCATGCTGGGTCAAACGCTCAGCTGAGCCGATGCCAGACAACTCCAGGATCTGCGGAGAACCAATCGCCCCCGCACTCAAAATAATCTCACCGGTGCAGGCGGCAGAAACCATCTCGCCTTTCACCATCATGCAAACGCCCGTCGCGCGGCGTCCGCCAAACTCCAGGGCCGTCACCTGTGCATCCGTTAGAACCTTCAGATTGCTGCGCCCAGCTGCTGGCTTCAAAAACCCCTTGGAGGTGTTCCACCGCACGCCTTTGCGCTGGTTCACCTGAAAGTAAGAGGAACCGAAGTTGTCACCACCATTGAAGTCATCAATCTTCGGAATACCCACTTCCGCGCAGGCATCACGGAACCTATCAAGGATAGGCCAAGAAAGGCGCTGCTCCTCAACGCGCCATTCGCCGCCTTCCCCATGCACCTCTGAAGATCCTGCATAGTGGTCTTCTGATTTCAGGAAGTACGGCAGCACATCATCCCAGCCCCAGCCGGCTAACCCCAGCTGGCGCCAGTTGTCATAATCCTGCGCCTGCCCACGCAGATAAAGCATACCGTTGATGGAGGAGCATCCGCCCAGCAACTTGCCGCGCGGGTAATTCAGCTTGCGCCCATTCAGCCCCGGCTCCGCCTCGGTCTGGAAACCCCAGTCCATACGCGGATTGCCCATGCAGTACAGATAGCCAACAGGGATATGCACCCATGGATGTTTGTCGTTGCCGCCCGCTTCCAGCAGCAGCACTTTTACATCCGGATCCTGAGAAAGCCGGTTCGCGACAACACAGCCAGCCGAACCGGCTCCAACCACGATGTAATCCCAGGTTCCCAATGCGCGCATATCGGCCCTCCCAAGCCCTAATCCTCTTTGCGACCAAGGATAGAAACTGAACGGGCCAATTGCACTAGTAAGATATGTTTAGATCACCCGCGATGCGCCACTGCCGCAAAGCACCCACGCCGTGCATAATGCATTTGAATATAAGAGACATCCGGGTTCTCAAAGAAGCCCTCCAGCATCGGTTTAATATCATCACCCTGCGCGATATCCGCCTCAATCATCATGTGGTTTGCATCAAACCCGCGCAGAGATAACAAGCGAGAGGACAGAGACACCGGAACCTCGTTCTCATAAGGCGCAGCATCAGAGGCATTCTCACGCACGAAGATCGCATGGGAGGCTTTGTAAGGCGTGTCATTGGGCTGGTAGGCGTAGTTCAGCAAAAACACCCGCTCTCCAACCTCGGCATCATCCAGCGTGATGCGGCACGGAAAACCAGGCTTCTCATCAGCCACATAAACAACCACATTGCGCTCCGCCAACTGCTCTTCGCTCAGGCCGTTCAGTGCTTCAAACTCGTTGGATTTCAATCCGGAAATAATAAAAGCCATAGGTCACTCCTTAAGTTGGGAGCAACCTATGGCCTTCCGCAAACCGTAACCACCCGATTTGCGAGCAATACAAAATAAGCGCGCTTTTATGCCTGCGCTTGAG
Coding sequences:
- a CDS encoding sensor histidine kinase, yielding MNRTSRSERWQRVSSVALVTFAVFALVVAWVVMQLSGQFYMADLQTRSQATLSVQAAGLEKYLDKYRLLPPLLARRSDIVQILAEDEHERGQNVAKVIAGMSGAQEVWFQKPDGEIVASNLIDNASMAERGMSSYADALKAARQGRLGRQLVLSRNGGPASYVFIAPVRQGEQDYGFIAVRVSLEEVEQNWALSKDRLVAVDQNGIVVATNQSSWRGERLFAQRTTRRGRVSGTQNGVIDQRWYDLDFELVRLSPPFNKTNFQMIEQELPVLNWKVVLFADTSQVRQQSIWAALVALLLCVVSGGLFWMAGERRRRLLERIRQDKVYAARLEERVHERTRELSNMNALLAQEVKEREAAEQELQQAQAGLVQSAKLATLGEMSAAISHEFNQPLGAIRTHSENAQVLIETGKSDRALKSLSKIVAMVERMAAISQILKGFTRKAGRDLVPVKVSAVVGEILMLTGPRCKQMGVHTEVVQEDKSLEVLAGQVRLAQVLMNLMSNALDAMKEQLEPRIRITVSHQEQQVVIRFEDSGPGVPEDVVASIFDPFFTTKDVGEGLGLGLSIAYKIIEDLEGQLHYEQSELGGACFVIVLKDVSETSGDPEEEEV
- the modA gene encoding molybdate ABC transporter substrate-binding protein, translated to MTGFWRFCSAAVVSLALFVGGGAGAFAQEPERILVFAASSLKDVLEDAGAQFDQSHNTKTEFSFGGSQTITRHVVAGAPADVLVTADDAWMAYAVKNGVLVDDSVVELASNGLVLVGSEALNAEAVELNAEALQAALADGRLAMGEPETVPAGRYGKEALTNLGLWESVAQRVAPMENVRVALAAAARGEVPLALVYSSDAKVEHGVRVLAEIPQDSHRAIVIPGALTSGHSKASEGFMEFLKSAEGRKIFQAHGFKVSGD
- a CDS encoding DctP family TRAP transporter solute-binding subunit, producing MKKIITAATVAAGMFTATQAVAAEACDPGEVVIKFSHVVSATGHPKGDFATALAERINNEMNGKACMQVFPSSQLFDDDKVMEALLLGDVQIAAPSLAKFEAYTLKYRVFDLPFLFSDMDAVNKFTQGEKGQELLGAMSDIGFVGLGYVYNGIKHFSANKPLVTPADAAGLKFRVQTSDVAVAMIEAMEANAQKLAFKEVYGALQTGVVDGQENTWSNIYTKKFFEVQDGITETSHQLLSYLAVTSQEWLDSLDPEVRDQFITIFTEVTNDANARSSAINEANKQKIIESGVEVRTLTPEQRQQWVDVMKPVWGKFADDIGQDVIDAAVAANN
- a CDS encoding sigma-54-dependent transcriptional regulator; amino-acid sequence: MDVWAIDKATILLVDDDEDMREALVEGLELADYHVVPFSRAEEALEHITHEFYGVLVSDIRMPKMGGFDLMKAAFEIDSALPVVLITGHGDVPLAVEAMRAGAYDFKEKPFPVSGLVAVVERGLEKRRLTLENRVLREELGNLSGLEERIVGKSPSMEELRSTITALSGTDADVLILGETGSGKEVVARALHEEGLRKDGPFVALNCGALPADIIESELFGHEKGAFTGASGQRIGKLEHAHGGTVFLDEIESMPLDLQVKLLRVFETRTIERLGSNKSIPLDLRFVAATKEDLEAASNEGRFRKDLFYRLNVITLAIPPLRERLEDIPVLFHYLTRGARARYRKEVPEISREFLGELMQREWPGNVRELRNVADRFVLGLEGQPKAAGAAAVVSGPQSGTLAERVSTYERDIIAAELEKNDGKIKPTYEALSVSRKALYEKMKKYGLGKGEVGE
- the modB gene encoding molybdate ABC transporter permease subunit, which translates into the protein MSFYLTDAEWAAIQLSLQVASLAIAIALPPAVLLGYALARWKFPGYTLVNALVHLPIVLPPVVTGYVLLVLFGRQGMLGSFFADVFGIVFAFRWTGAALAAGIMAFPLIIRPVKLSFELSDGQLEEAAHSLGTSRLKTFLLITLPLALPGILSGAILGFAKAMGEFGATITFVSNIPGETRTLSLALYTEMQSLSGDAGAIRLTVIAIVVSICALVFSEVISHRLSRKLGGQHD
- the modC gene encoding molybdenum ABC transporter ATP-binding protein, yielding MIDVDISSRLGDFSLSAKFEVNSGITAIFGKSGAGKSSLIRMIAGLSAPDNGRIALGERVVFDRATSINVPIQQRGVGMVFQDSRLFPHMNVERNLLYSQWAAGRKSAVGLAEIAELLGISHLLKRRPHGLSGGEKQRVAIGRALLSNPQLLVLDEPLASLDASRKAEILPYLLKLKNEFGIPMLYVSHSLGEIEQLADTLVLLDAGAVVAHGPIAQMLSNLELPQLASGPDAGSLLFATLNTYDEQWQITEFGLEGQMLQLPGQLGTVGQDARIRIKAKDVALARKTPEEASVRNVLSVVIEGITETSGPYAEVDCRVGEQHLRARLTRHSVHELQLVAGQQVFALIKSVALDQ
- a CDS encoding TRAP transporter small permease, which codes for MSRLNKIIDAFEEGFIATILAVMTLVTFWQVVMRYGFNSGWGGALQFTRVLFAWLILFGMSYGLKIGSHLGVDAFIRLFPKPIFRAFGLLGALVTLLYAALLFDADWFGVLLGLENRGSTGGAFDYVAKYYKLPIGMEDLKFPEWYQEMFGVKERVPRWWGYVILPIGLALLAFRSLQMCWLILTGQRDTMIAAHEAEELVEENKDVLKD